From the genome of Gemmatimonas phototrophica, one region includes:
- a CDS encoding acyl-CoA mutase large subunit family protein → MSERLSPSGIPIPAVVRPGDVHTDYARDLGDPGQFPFTRGVQPSMYRGRLWTMRQYAGFGTAKATNERFRLLLDAGQTGLSVAFDLPTQMGIDSSSPRATGEVGRVGVAIDTVDDMHLLLDGIPLDKVSTSMTINATASTLLAMYIVVAEERGIARAALSGTVQNDILKEYIARGTYIYPPAPSLALTAEMFRFCAAEVPQWNPISISGYHIREAGATAVQEVAFTFADALAYVQQAVSAGLAVDSFAPRLSFFFAAHNDLFEEVAKFRAARRLWARLMRDRFGANDASCRMRFHTQTGGVTLTAQQPLSNVVRVTVQALAATLGGTQSLHTNGYDEALALPTAEAATLALRTQQIVGYESGIAQTVDPLAGSWYVEQLTDTIEARVVELLNKVDELGGAAEAIKASFFQEEIGRSAYEYQLRVEAGETVVVGVNKFGDGQEPPIIPAPDFKELERDQVARLAEVRGQRDNEAVHAALARIADAAPEYLPAHTGPRTPLMPRIIDAVRLRASVGEIADTLESVWGRYQPSL, encoded by the coding sequence ATGAGCGAGCGACTCTCCCCTTCCGGCATCCCCATCCCGGCCGTCGTGCGGCCCGGTGACGTGCACACTGACTACGCCCGTGATCTCGGTGATCCCGGACAGTTCCCCTTTACGCGTGGCGTCCAGCCCAGCATGTACCGTGGGCGGCTGTGGACCATGCGACAGTACGCGGGCTTCGGAACCGCCAAAGCGACCAATGAGCGTTTCCGGCTGCTGCTCGATGCCGGTCAGACGGGGCTGTCCGTGGCGTTCGACTTGCCCACGCAAATGGGCATCGATTCGAGCTCGCCGCGGGCCACGGGGGAGGTTGGACGCGTGGGGGTCGCCATCGATACCGTGGACGACATGCACCTGTTGCTCGATGGCATTCCGCTTGACAAGGTCTCCACGAGCATGACCATCAACGCCACGGCCTCCACGCTGCTGGCGATGTATATCGTGGTGGCCGAAGAACGTGGCATCGCACGCGCCGCCCTGTCCGGGACCGTTCAGAACGACATCCTCAAGGAATACATCGCGCGCGGCACCTACATTTATCCGCCCGCGCCCTCGTTGGCGCTCACAGCGGAAATGTTTCGCTTCTGTGCCGCCGAGGTCCCGCAGTGGAATCCCATTTCCATCAGCGGCTACCACATTCGCGAGGCGGGCGCCACCGCTGTCCAGGAAGTGGCGTTCACCTTCGCCGACGCCTTGGCCTATGTGCAGCAGGCGGTCAGTGCCGGACTGGCTGTAGACAGCTTTGCGCCGCGTCTTTCGTTCTTCTTTGCGGCGCACAACGATCTGTTCGAAGAGGTCGCCAAGTTCCGGGCGGCCCGTCGCCTGTGGGCGCGCCTCATGCGAGATCGCTTCGGCGCCAACGATGCCAGCTGTCGCATGCGCTTCCACACGCAGACGGGCGGCGTGACGCTCACCGCACAGCAGCCGCTCAGCAACGTCGTACGTGTCACCGTGCAGGCGCTGGCCGCCACGCTCGGCGGTACCCAGTCGCTGCACACCAACGGCTATGACGAAGCGCTCGCCCTTCCCACAGCGGAAGCCGCCACGCTGGCGCTGCGCACGCAGCAGATCGTGGGCTACGAGTCCGGCATTGCCCAGACCGTGGACCCGCTCGCCGGCAGCTGGTACGTGGAGCAGCTCACCGACACCATCGAAGCCCGCGTAGTCGAACTGCTTAATAAGGTGGACGAACTGGGCGGGGCGGCCGAAGCCATCAAGGCCAGCTTCTTCCAGGAGGAAATTGGCCGGAGCGCCTACGAGTATCAGCTCCGTGTGGAGGCGGGCGAAACCGTGGTGGTGGGCGTGAACAAGTTCGGTGATGGTCAGGAGCCGCCCATTATTCCCGCCCCTGACTTCAAGGAACTCGAGCGTGATCAGGTGGCGCGTCTTGCGGAGGTCCGCGGACAGCGTGACAATGAGGCCGTGCACGCCGCCCTCGCCCGCATCGCCGATGCCGCGCCTGAGTATCTCCCGGCCCACACGGGGCCACGTACCCCGCTCATGCCGCGCATCATTGATGCGGTGCGCCTGCGGGCATCGGTGGGAGAAATCGCCGACACGCTGGAGTCGGTCTGGGGCCGGTACCAGCCGTCCCTGTAA
- the tyrA gene encoding bifunctional chorismate mutase/prephenate dehydrogenase, protein MTPDAADSAAPPSAAPRPLAVVRAMIDALDRDLMQILARRMALVAEVAAYKRQHGIKIRDAQREQEVLRDRHERALELGLPAGEIESIFRVLLRSSRDHQAALRAEVPASETPYTISIIGGHGKIGRLLARLFGDLGHRLLIVDTDTTLEAAEAAAASDVTVISVPIDRTEEVIRAVGPHVRPDALLMDVTSIKSAPMEAMLASTTGSVVGTHPMFGPNVHTLQGQRVVVCRGRGDRWADWVTHSFTARGLVITETTAQQHDRAMSVVQVLTHFQTQVQGLTLARLGVPLAETLPFTSPAYLLELYVTARHFAQDPGLYGPIEMRNPRSSDVTAAFGTAVQELAQVIAGGDQAAFTRLFEEVRAFFGDFTAEALVQSSFLIDRIVERS, encoded by the coding sequence ATGACGCCCGACGCCGCTGACTCCGCTGCTCCCCCGTCGGCCGCACCACGCCCTCTGGCCGTGGTGCGGGCCATGATCGATGCGCTCGATCGCGATCTGATGCAGATCCTTGCCCGTCGCATGGCGCTGGTGGCGGAAGTGGCGGCGTACAAGCGCCAGCATGGCATCAAGATTCGCGATGCGCAGCGGGAGCAGGAGGTCCTGCGTGATCGTCACGAACGCGCGCTGGAACTTGGGCTGCCGGCGGGCGAAATCGAGTCCATCTTTCGGGTCCTCCTCCGCTCCAGTCGGGATCATCAGGCCGCCTTGCGGGCGGAGGTCCCCGCCTCGGAAACGCCGTACACCATCTCCATCATTGGTGGCCACGGAAAGATTGGACGCCTGCTGGCCCGGCTGTTTGGCGATCTCGGGCACCGCCTGCTCATCGTCGATACCGATACCACACTGGAGGCCGCCGAAGCCGCGGCTGCATCCGATGTGACGGTCATCAGTGTCCCGATTGACCGTACCGAGGAGGTCATTCGCGCGGTAGGGCCGCACGTGCGGCCGGATGCCCTGCTCATGGACGTCACGAGCATAAAGTCGGCGCCTATGGAGGCCATGCTGGCCAGCACGACTGGCAGTGTGGTGGGCACCCATCCCATGTTCGGTCCCAATGTGCACACGCTGCAAGGACAACGCGTCGTGGTGTGCCGCGGGCGTGGTGATCGCTGGGCCGATTGGGTGACGCACAGCTTCACCGCACGCGGTCTGGTCATTACCGAAACCACTGCACAGCAGCATGATCGTGCGATGTCGGTGGTGCAGGTGCTGACACATTTCCAGACGCAGGTGCAGGGGCTGACGCTGGCCAGGCTGGGGGTCCCCCTCGCCGAGACCCTTCCTTTCACCTCTCCGGCCTATCTGTTGGAGTTGTATGTGACGGCGCGGCACTTTGCGCAGGACCCGGGACTCTACGGGCCCATCGAAATGCGCAATCCGCGAAGTTCCGACGTCACGGCTGCTTTCGGCACGGCCGTGCAGGAGCTGGCGCAGGTCATTGCCGGAGGGGATCAGGCGGCGTTCACCCGCCTGTTTGAGGAAGTCCGGGCGTTCTTTGGGGACTTTACGGCCGAAGCGTTGGTCCAGTCGAGCTTCCTGATTGATCGCATCGTGGAGCGCAGCTGA
- a CDS encoding FmdB family zinc ribbon protein → MPTYEFRTPDGSIIERIFKISEVPESVELPDGSVATRIISGGAGLLFKGSGFYITDYGKDGKKDQRPAAPASSDSKPAAPPAPKAE, encoded by the coding sequence ATGCCAACTTACGAGTTTCGCACGCCCGACGGCTCCATCATCGAGCGGATCTTCAAGATCAGCGAAGTCCCTGAATCCGTCGAGTTGCCCGACGGCAGTGTGGCCACACGCATCATCTCCGGTGGTGCCGGCCTGCTGTTCAAGGGCTCCGGGTTCTACATCACCGATTACGGCAAGGACGGCAAAAAGGACCAGCGTCCAGCCGCCCCCGCCTCCAGTGATTCCAAGCCTGCGGCGCCTCCGGCGCCCAAGGCCGAGTGA
- a CDS encoding Rieske 2Fe-2S domain-containing protein: MSSEIRPEHPAPSCAGCARVDRRQFLASASVLSLGALATAACGDGVFSGPETVPAFPSTPFTLDPRTVTALQQVGGRTVVQNGTTSPVLVERVGASQYRALSLACPHRGTIVNVQADGFLCPNHGARFAADGTWLGGQETVDLAPVAVRVNPDGTLSIGGAPPPPAIGLGATSAVFVTTTTGNNPAGQTIAISNAGGGSLGGLQVGLAYAPNQRSGWLSVQLNQATAPALLTLGASKGTLPAGIYNATVTVNATGATNGAQTIAVSFLVQDPTTPASLQLSATALAFSAPLGTAPAAQTVQCSNAGGGNVTGLAAQVAYGAGATGWLSVTLNQTTAPAILTVRPTSTSLSPGTYTATVTISATGLAPRTLAIALTVTPGGLVVNLAAWPALANVGGVAGSVGNVNGGPVAVVRTGTSSFSAFSMVCPHAGTTINVVNGASFRCPNHGALFNASGDNLPNSPQRTDDLTRLTVSYTPGASTLIVT, from the coding sequence ATGTCGTCGGAAATCCGTCCTGAACACCCGGCTCCTTCGTGCGCCGGATGCGCTCGTGTCGACCGGCGCCAGTTTCTTGCGTCGGCATCGGTCCTTTCGTTGGGCGCGCTGGCCACGGCGGCCTGCGGTGACGGGGTGTTCAGCGGTCCGGAAACGGTGCCGGCGTTTCCTTCCACTCCGTTTACACTCGACCCCCGCACCGTCACCGCGTTGCAGCAGGTGGGAGGGCGCACCGTGGTGCAGAACGGCACCACATCGCCGGTGCTGGTGGAGCGGGTGGGGGCGTCGCAATACCGGGCGCTCTCGCTGGCGTGCCCGCATCGGGGGACGATCGTGAATGTGCAAGCCGACGGGTTTCTCTGCCCCAACCATGGCGCCCGCTTCGCGGCCGACGGTACGTGGCTGGGTGGGCAGGAAACGGTGGACCTCGCGCCTGTTGCCGTACGGGTCAACCCCGATGGCACCCTCAGCATTGGGGGAGCCCCACCACCACCGGCCATCGGGTTGGGAGCCACCTCGGCGGTCTTTGTGACCACGACGACCGGAAACAACCCGGCCGGCCAGACGATAGCGATTTCCAATGCTGGCGGCGGGTCGCTGGGAGGGCTGCAGGTTGGGTTGGCCTACGCCCCCAACCAACGCAGCGGCTGGCTGTCGGTGCAACTCAATCAGGCCACCGCGCCGGCCCTGCTGACCCTGGGGGCCAGCAAAGGCACACTCCCGGCCGGCATCTACAACGCCACCGTTACGGTCAATGCCACTGGCGCGACCAACGGGGCGCAGACCATTGCCGTCTCCTTTCTGGTCCAGGACCCCACAACGCCGGCGTCGCTCCAGCTGTCGGCCACAGCGCTCGCGTTCTCGGCTCCACTGGGCACCGCCCCGGCCGCCCAAACCGTCCAGTGCAGCAATGCCGGCGGAGGCAACGTCACGGGGCTGGCCGCGCAGGTGGCCTACGGCGCCGGTGCCACAGGCTGGCTGAGCGTGACGCTCAACCAGACCACGGCCCCGGCCATCCTCACCGTACGCCCCACCAGCACCTCTCTGTCACCCGGCACATATACCGCTACGGTGACCATTTCGGCCACCGGGCTCGCGCCGCGTACCCTCGCCATTGCGCTGACCGTGACGCCTGGCGGTCTGGTGGTGAACCTGGCCGCCTGGCCCGCCCTGGCCAATGTGGGGGGCGTTGCCGGCAGCGTTGGGAACGTGAACGGCGGACCGGTGGCGGTCGTACGTACTGGCACCAGTAGCTTCAGCGCGTTCTCCATGGTGTGCCCGCATGCCGGCACGACCATCAACGTGGTGAATGGCGCCAGCTTCCGCTGCCCCAACCACGGGGCCCTGTTCAATGCCAGCGGCGACAATCTGCCAAACTCGCCGCAACGCACCGACGACCTCACCCGCCTCACCGTGAGCTACACCCCAGGCGCGTCCACGCTGATCGTGACCTGA
- a CDS encoding M1 family metallopeptidase — MTSRMLLVLSLAMLAGVLSVSSVPAQSAGGLAGPGVSAELAARRRSQVSAVRYDLALTVGTADTASGAVTLSFLRRGAGDVILDFRGTAVLGGAVNGRPWAGAASAWNRHHITVPSGLLRAGRNTVTVEFLTPVASAGAAIIRTTDPTDSATYLYTLLVPSDANLLFPSFDQPDLKARLQLTLTTPRGWRALANGALIGVDSAGDRRTHRFANTKPLSTYLMAFAAGPWQVHTRRDVIVPRGAPVPMSLYVRASRAKEAESDTLLAMNARALRWLGEYFGVAYGFDKYDALLAPAFPFGGMEHPGAVFYNEESFIYRERPTTSQLLGRQATTFHEVAHQWFGDYVTMRWFDDLWLKEGFATFMAARMQASLEPSSNAWKTFYLRNKPTAYGTDATSGTTPVWQSLANLDQAKSNYGPIVYNKAPSLLKQLEYLVGARAFQRGVQRFLREHAYGNATWQELLASIGVASGRDLTAWGKQWMLRPGMPIVEQQLDVRDGRIVQLRLVQRPAQPALSGAGAWPLKMQVRLHYPNRPPVQIPVELRGDTTIVRDAVGREAPAFVYANEGDYGYAIVLPDTMSVNWLEQQIASVDDDFLRAMLWGSLWDLVREARLAPGRFVRMALQSLPTERDEQLAGTLVGRLTTAVSRYSPAPVREEILPEVEALLLRGAGDATRPYGTRKAHLDAYIGLAQRPAALAQLRGWLRADSALGLAVRAPTRWSLVTRLVARGASDSDSLIAAESQRDATTEGQRQAFVATAAKPDSATKAHLFSRWFRDAALNEEWVTSSLRSFHDPEQQRLSRPYLTAALDTLPWIQANRRIFFLGSWLGATLSGQTDRAALETVDAWLAGHATLAPDLRQKVLQARDDLERTVRIRSTVWPDLRTRQ, encoded by the coding sequence ATGACTTCTCGAATGCTCCTCGTGCTGTCGCTGGCCATGCTGGCCGGTGTCCTGTCCGTTTCTTCGGTACCGGCCCAGTCCGCCGGCGGGCTCGCCGGACCCGGGGTGTCAGCCGAGTTGGCCGCGCGTCGGCGCAGCCAGGTGAGCGCGGTGCGCTACGATCTGGCGTTGACGGTCGGGACGGCGGATACCGCCTCCGGCGCCGTCACCCTGTCGTTTCTGCGGCGGGGCGCGGGCGATGTAATCCTCGACTTCCGGGGAACTGCCGTACTTGGCGGAGCGGTGAACGGACGACCGTGGGCTGGGGCCGCCAGTGCCTGGAACCGCCACCACATCACCGTGCCGAGTGGGTTGCTGCGGGCCGGGCGGAATACGGTCACAGTGGAGTTCCTGACCCCGGTGGCATCTGCCGGTGCCGCCATCATTCGCACCACGGATCCAACGGACAGTGCAACGTATCTGTACACGCTGCTCGTGCCATCGGATGCGAATCTGCTGTTCCCGTCGTTCGACCAGCCGGACCTGAAAGCGCGACTGCAACTGACGCTCACGACACCGCGCGGATGGCGGGCTCTGGCCAACGGGGCCCTGATCGGTGTGGACAGTGCGGGCGATCGTCGCACGCATCGTTTTGCGAACACCAAGCCGCTGAGCACCTATCTCATGGCCTTTGCGGCGGGGCCGTGGCAGGTGCACACGCGACGCGACGTGATCGTGCCGCGTGGCGCACCGGTGCCGATGTCGTTGTACGTGCGCGCGTCGCGAGCCAAGGAAGCGGAGTCGGATACGCTGCTGGCCATGAATGCGCGGGCATTGCGGTGGCTCGGCGAATATTTCGGCGTGGCGTACGGATTCGACAAGTACGATGCCCTGCTCGCTCCGGCCTTCCCGTTTGGCGGTATGGAGCACCCGGGCGCGGTGTTCTACAACGAGGAGAGCTTCATCTATCGGGAGCGCCCGACGACGTCGCAGTTGCTGGGGCGGCAAGCCACCACGTTTCATGAGGTGGCGCACCAGTGGTTTGGCGATTACGTGACCATGCGCTGGTTCGATGATCTGTGGCTCAAGGAAGGCTTTGCCACCTTCATGGCGGCGCGCATGCAGGCCTCGCTCGAGCCGAGCTCCAATGCGTGGAAGACTTTTTATCTGCGCAACAAACCCACGGCGTACGGAACAGATGCCACGTCGGGGACCACGCCCGTGTGGCAATCGTTGGCCAATCTGGATCAAGCCAAGAGCAACTATGGGCCCATTGTGTACAACAAGGCGCCTTCACTGCTCAAGCAGCTTGAGTATCTGGTGGGTGCGCGAGCATTCCAGCGTGGCGTGCAGCGTTTCCTGCGGGAGCATGCCTATGGGAACGCGACCTGGCAGGAGTTGCTCGCCAGCATCGGGGTGGCGTCGGGTCGTGATCTGACCGCCTGGGGCAAACAATGGATGCTGCGCCCGGGTATGCCCATCGTGGAGCAACAGCTGGACGTGCGCGACGGCCGTATTGTGCAATTGCGGCTCGTGCAGCGGCCGGCCCAACCGGCGCTGTCCGGCGCCGGCGCGTGGCCACTCAAGATGCAGGTACGGTTGCATTATCCGAATCGCCCGCCGGTGCAGATCCCCGTGGAGCTGCGCGGTGATACCACCATTGTGCGTGATGCGGTGGGCAGAGAGGCCCCGGCGTTCGTGTATGCCAACGAAGGGGACTATGGCTACGCGATTGTGCTGCCCGATACGATGAGCGTGAACTGGCTTGAGCAGCAGATTGCATCAGTTGACGACGACTTTCTGCGGGCGATGTTGTGGGGCTCGCTGTGGGATCTGGTGCGCGAGGCACGTCTGGCCCCCGGGCGCTTCGTCCGTATGGCGCTGCAGTCGCTCCCCACGGAACGGGATGAGCAATTGGCCGGCACGTTGGTAGGGCGCCTTACGACGGCAGTCAGTCGCTACAGTCCGGCACCGGTACGGGAGGAGATCCTGCCGGAGGTGGAGGCACTCCTGCTGCGTGGTGCGGGCGATGCGACGCGCCCCTACGGCACGCGCAAGGCCCACCTCGATGCGTACATCGGCCTCGCGCAACGTCCGGCCGCCCTGGCCCAGCTTCGTGGATGGCTGAGGGCCGACAGTGCCCTGGGGCTCGCGGTCCGTGCGCCTACCCGCTGGTCGCTGGTGACGCGACTGGTCGCCCGCGGCGCCTCCGACTCGGACTCACTGATTGCGGCCGAGTCGCAGCGCGATGCAACGACCGAGGGGCAACGCCAGGCGTTTGTCGCTACGGCGGCGAAGCCGGACAGCGCCACGAAGGCGCATCTGTTCTCCCGCTGGTTCCGCGACGCCGCATTGAACGAGGAGTGGGTGACCTCAAGCCTCCGCAGCTTTCACGATCCGGAGCAGCAGCGTCTGTCGCGACCGTACCTGACGGCGGCGTTGGATACGCTGCCCTGGATTCAGGCCAACCGTCGGATCTTTTTCCTGGGGAGTTGGCTGGGGGCGACGCTGAGCGGGCAAACTGACCGCGCCGCACTGGAGACGGTGGATGCCTGGCTCGCCGGCCATGCAACGTTGGCTCCCGATCTCCGTCAGAAAGTGCTTCAGGCGCGCGACGATCTTGAGCGCACGGTGCGCATCCGGTCTACCGTTTGGCCAGATCTCCGCACGCGACAATGA